The Hemicordylus capensis ecotype Gifberg chromosome 6, rHemCap1.1.pri, whole genome shotgun sequence genome window below encodes:
- the LOC128330872 gene encoding olfactory receptor 11G2-like, which produces MELANGTGVHQFILLGFQIGQQKRFLLLIFFAILYILTLAENITIIALVHLDVHLARLPMYILLSNFSWLEMCYVSATVPRMLFDLAFPQGIISFHSCFIQFYIFFSLGDTECFFLSAMALDRYLAICHPLRYPQLMSQRSCYTLVVTCWALGFLWHVVPVVLISSLSFCGSNIIDHFLCDPGPILSLACSPLEDNTPVAYQFSMDSLVILGNLFFVVLSYGIVILTLMKTSSQTNRRKAFSTISFHLMVVTLFYGSVAGMYVAPGDEGQSHIIKVVTLFYTAITPFLNPLIYCLRNEQVKEAVGRLHKRNLTWLKRKETS; this is translated from the coding sequence ATGGAGTTGGCCAATGGGACTGGCGTCCACCAGTTCATTTTGCTGGGATTTCAGATTGGGCAGCAGAAGCGGTTCCTGCTCCTTATTTTTTTTGCTATCCTCTACATCCTCACTTTGGCTGAGAACATCACCATTATTGCACTCGTGCATCTAGATGTCCATTTGGCCCGGTTGCCCATGTACATCCTGCTGAGCAACTTTTCCTGGCTAGAGATGTGCTATGTGTCCGCAACTGTGCCCCGGATGCTCTTTGATCTTGCATTTCCTCAAGGGATCATTTCCTTCCATTCCTGTTTCATCCAGTTCTATATCTTCTTCTCGCTCGGCGACACTGAATGCTTCTTCCTCTCAGCCATGGCCTTGGATCGGTACCTGGCCATCTGCCACCCACTGCGCTACCCACAGCTGATGTCCCAACGTTCCTGCTACACCCTGGTGGTTACTTGTTGGGCCCTTGGCTTCCTCTGGCATGTTGTTCCAGTGGTTTTGATCTCCAGTTTATCCTTTTGTGGCTCCAACATTATTGACCACTTTTTGTGTGATCCTGGGCCAATTCTGTCCCTGGCTTGTTCTCCACTAGAAGACAACACTCCTGTTGCCTACCAGTTTTCCATGGATTCCCTGGTTATATTAGGCAACCTATTCTTTGTTGTGCTCTCCTATGGCATTGTGATTCTCACCCTGATGAAAACCTCTAGTCAAACCAATCGTAGGAAGGCTTTCTCCACCATATCTTTCCATCTTATGGTGGTGACACTTTTCTATGGCTCGGTAGCAGGAATGTATGTAGCTCCAGGGGATGAAGGTCAATCACACATTATTAAAGTAGTAACACTCTTCTACACAGCCATCACACCCTTTCTCAACCCACTAATCTACTGTCTGAGGAACGAGCAAGTGAAGGAGGCTGTGGGTAGGTTACATAAGAGAAACCTGACATGGCTGAAGAGAAAGGAGACTTCCTAG